CGCCGAACCACCCGGATGGGCTGAGGCCCAGCCGTTGCATCAAGCGGATGTGGTGGAATTGGTAGACACGCACGTTTGAGGGGCGTGTGGCTTCGGCCTTGCGAGTTCAAGTCTCGCCATCCGCACTTTTTTCTGCTTCCCCATCTGATCCGGTGCACGCGGTGCAGCCCCACGCCGCGGATCCCACTCCCGTTCCCGATGTGGGGATCGTGCTGGTCAGCAACGGACCCGGCGAACTCACCACCTGGGTGAGGCCTGTGGCCCAGCGGCTCCAGCGGCGTCTGCTGACGCCGGAGTCCCAGGCCTCCCTGGCCCTCTATCTGGTGCTGGTGCCCTGCCCGAACGGCACCGGCCGCGAGCACCGGGCGGCCGCCCCCTGGGGGCTGTTCGAGCGGATCACCCCGGCCAACCGGTTCTGGTCGCTGCTGCTGCGGCCAGGGCGCTTCGGGCCCTGGCCGCGGCAGGGGGTGGTGGTGTTCCTCGGTGGTGACCAGTTCTGGAGCGTGCTGCTCTCGGCCCGTCTGGGCTACCGCCACCTCACCTATGCGGAGTGGGTGGCCCGCTGGCCCCGCTGGAACGACCGCATCGCCGTGATGGGGCCACGGGCGGCGTCCCGGCTGCCGGCCCGCTGGCGCTCCCGCTCCCGCGTGGTGGGGGATCTGATGGCGGACCTGTCGGAGGCGGCCCGCAGTGAGCAGCCCCTGCCGCCCGGGGAGTGGGTGGCGCTGCTGCCGGGCTCCAAGCCCGCCAAGCTGCGGGTGGGGGTGCCCTTTCTGCTGGAGACGGCCGACCGGCTGGCGGCGCGGCGTCCCCAATGCCGCTTCCTGCTGCCGCTCGCTCCCACCACCACGGTGGAGGAGCTGCTGCGCCAGGCCGGGGCCGCCAACCCGATCGCGGCCCGCTACGGCGCCGGCATGCCGGAGCTGTCCCCTGACGGCGATGCCCTGATCACCCCTGCGGGCACGCGCATCCTGCTGGAGCTGCGCAGTCCTGCCCATGCCGTGCTCAGCCAGTGCGCCATGGCCCTCACCACGGTGGGGGCCAACACCGCGGAGCTGGCGGCCCTCGGGGTGCCGATGCTGGTGCTGGTGCCCACGCAGCACCTGCACGTGATGCAGGCCTGGGACGGTCTGGCCGGGGTGCTGGCCCGCCTGCCGCTGCTGCGCTGGTGCTTCGGCGTGGTGCTCACCCTCTGGAGGCTGCGCCACAGGGGCTATCTGGCCTCCCCGAACATCAGCGCCGCTCGGGCGGTGGTGCCCGAGCGGGTGGGGCCGATCACGCCGGCCCAGATCGCCGCCGAGACGGCGGACTGGCTGGCGTCACCCGACCGGCTGCAGGGCATGCGCGATGACCTGCACAGCCTGCGGGGCCGTGCGGGAGCCGTGGCGGCCCTCACCGATCTGGTGGAGGAGCTGCTGCCCGCCGCCGCCGCCGTTGCCCGCCCCGATTCCTAGGCTCGCAGTCAGATGCCCTGCCGCCATGTCGGAGATCCGTGATCCCCAGAGTTCCGCCTGCGGACTCGACAGCGGCCTGGCCCGCGGCGCCAGCGAGGAGCAGTGGCGCCAGAAGCTCACCCCGGAACAGTTCCGGGTGGCGCGCCAGGGGGGCACCGAGCGGGCCTTCACGGGGGCCTACTGGAACAACAAGGCCAGTGGGATGTACCACTGCATCTGCTGCGGCGCCGAGCTGTTCAGCAGTACCACCAAGTTCGATTCCGGCACGGGCTGGCCCAGCTTCTGGGATGGGGTGAAGCCGGAGGCCATCACCACTCTGGTGGACCGCAGCCACGGCATGGTGCGCACCGAAATCCGCTGCGCCAACTGCGATGCCCACCTGGGCCACGTGTTCGGCGATGGGCCGGCCCCCACGGGGCAGCGCTACTGCGTGAATTCCGCCTCGCTGGATTTCAGGGCCGGCTGATCGCGGCCACCCGGCGGGGACGGATCAGCAGAGATCCATCAGTAGAAAGCCATCACCAGGGATCGCCCAGATCCTCGGCGTCCACATCGAGAGGTTCGGCACTGGCGGCCCCGCCGCCGGATCGCCGCGGCTGGTCATAGCGACGCGGTTCGCGGCTGGCGGGCGGGCTGGTGAGGGGCCGCTCGAACCGCTCCTCCCCCGGGGCGTAGCCGTCGGACCAGTCGGCTGCTGCCCTGGCCGGGGCACCCGTGCGCTCACGTGGGGCGAGCCTCTCCAGGGGCGGACGCTCCTGGCCGTAGCGCTCCTCTGGGAAGCGGTCATCCGCCAAGCGGTCGTCCGGGAAGCGCTCGTCAGGGAGACGGTCCTCCTCGTCGAGGTAGCGGCGCTGACGCAGAGGGGCCCGCTCGCGCCGCTGCTCCACCTCCACGTAGTCGAGCTCCTCCTCCGGCAGGAAGGCCTGGGTGGCGGCGGGCTGGATCCGCCGCTGCTCCTGCAGGCTGGGCATGCCGGGCGCCAGCTGGTTCTCCACCGGCACGGCGGTGCCGCGGAAGCGCTCCCGCTCCTCCTGCTCCCAGCTGGCGCCGCCGATGCCCAGCTTCTCCAGCAGGCCCGTGCCGAGCTGCTTGAGTTTGTCCTCGGCCCCCTCGTACACGATGATCCGGTCCGGGCCGCTGCTCACCACCTCCACCACCGGGAGTTCCCAGGTGCTGAGCACCCCCTCCCCCAGCAGGGGCACGCCGAGGGCGCCGAGCACCAGGGTGGTGAGCTCCCCGGTCTCGATGTCGAAGCTGAACCCCAGCACCTTGCCGAGCTGCTGGCCCGCTTCGGTGACCACATCGCAGTTGATCACCTTGCTGTAGCGGTCCGGGCTGAATCCTTCGGCCAGGGAATCAGCGGAATCCACCAGGATCACATCACCCACCTGGCGGATGCGGTCGAGCGGCATCCAGCGGGGCAGGCCCGGCAGGAACCGGGTCAAGGGGTTGTCCCGCAGGCCGAGGGCGATCACCTCGCGGCGGTCGATGTCCACCACCACCTCCCCCACCACGCCGAGGCGGCGGCCGGTGTCCCGGGTGATGACCTGGGTGCCCATCAGCTCCGAGCGCAGCCAGAGGCGATCACTGGGGGTGGCGGCCGGGTCGCTGCCAGGCGGGGGTGTGGTCGTCATCGGCGCATTCTCACCCAGCAGGCGCGGCGGCGGGGGCGGCCATCAGGCGGCTGGCGGTAATCCCACCACCTGGGTGTGGGCCCCCCGGGCCTGGGTCACGCCGATGGTGCGGGTGGCCGCGGCGATCATCGGCCGCCGGTGACTCACCACCATGAACTGGGCCTGATCGGCCTGGCGCGCGATCAGGCCGGCCAGCCGCTCCACGTTCACGCCGTCGAGAAAGCTGTCCACCTCGTCGAGGGCGTAGAAGGGCGAGGGGCGGAAGCGCTGCAGGGCGAACAGGAAGCTCAGCGCCGTGAGGGACTTCTCCCCGCCGCTCATGGCCGCCAGCCGCCGCACGGCCTTCCCCTTGGGATGGGCCACCAGGGTGAGGCCGCCATCGAGCGGGGCTTCGGGATTCTCCAGCTGCAGGTGCCCCTCGCCGTCGGAGAGCTCGGCGAAGATCTCGCGGAAGTGGCCATCCACGGCGGTGAAGGCCTCCAGAAAGGCCTCCTGCCGCAGGGTGGCCACGGTTTCGATGCGCAGCAGCAGCTCCTCCCGCTCGCTGCTGAGCACCTCGAGGCGCTCTTCCAGCTCTGCCAGCCGCGCTTCGAGCTGCTCCAGCTCCTCCAGCGCCAGCATGTTCACCGGCTCCAGCGCCTCCATGCGGGCCTGCAGGCTGCGCAGCTCGGCGGTGAGGGCCTCCAGGCCGTTGTCGCGCACCTCCTGGGGAATCTCCGGCAGGGGGTCGGGGAGCTCCCGCTGCAGCTGCTCCAGGCGCAGCTGCTCGCTGCGCTGCTGTTCGGCCAGGCCCTCCAACTCCTCCCCCAGGCGCTGCAGCTCCCACTGGCGCTGCTGCAGCGCCTGGCGCTGGGCCGCCAGGGCGGCCTCGGCGGCATCGCGAGCCCGGCGCCGCTCGCCGAAGCGGGTCTGCAGCTCCGCCTGCTGCTGCTCCAGCGCCCCGCGGCGCTCCTGATCGGCCTGCTGGCGCTCCTTCCACTGTGCCCGCTCGGCCACCAGGGCATTCACCGCGCTGACCAGCCGCTGCTCCTCGCCGGTCAGGGCCTCCAGCTGGCTGCGCAGCCGCTCCACGGCCAGGGCCCTGTCCCGGCGGGCCGCCAGCAGGTTGT
This sequence is a window from Cyanobium sp. PCC 7001. Protein-coding genes within it:
- the msrB gene encoding peptide-methionine (R)-S-oxide reductase MsrB, whose product is MSEIRDPQSSACGLDSGLARGASEEQWRQKLTPEQFRVARQGGTERAFTGAYWNNKASGMYHCICCGAELFSSTTKFDSGTGWPSFWDGVKPEAITTLVDRSHGMVRTEIRCANCDAHLGHVFGDGPAPTGQRYCVNSASLDFRAG
- a CDS encoding PRC-barrel domain-containing protein, which encodes MTTTPPPGSDPAATPSDRLWLRSELMGTQVITRDTGRRLGVVGEVVVDIDRREVIALGLRDNPLTRFLPGLPRWMPLDRIRQVGDVILVDSADSLAEGFSPDRYSKVINCDVVTEAGQQLGKVLGFSFDIETGELTTLVLGALGVPLLGEGVLSTWELPVVEVVSSGPDRIIVYEGAEDKLKQLGTGLLEKLGIGGASWEQEERERFRGTAVPVENQLAPGMPSLQEQRRIQPAATQAFLPEEELDYVEVEQRRERAPLRQRRYLDEEDRLPDERFPDDRLADDRFPEERYGQERPPLERLAPRERTGAPARAAADWSDGYAPGEERFERPLTSPPASREPRRYDQPRRSGGGAASAEPLDVDAEDLGDPW